The Silurus meridionalis isolate SWU-2019-XX chromosome 16, ASM1480568v1, whole genome shotgun sequence genome has a segment encoding these proteins:
- the c16h1orf52 gene encoding UPF0690 protein C1orf52 homolog, translating to MSDEEKDGKEEKEEKEEGRNFFTAYSDSDLSDSSSDSEAGDLKSSRKRKKLDVTSGSFEGKAGSSGGEVKTGSGGIPLPKPDELFRSVSKPAFLYNPLNKEIDWESRIVKAPEEPRKEFKMWKNNAVPPPQSYEVMEKKGPPPGMDMAIKWSSVYEDNGDDAPHKQAELSQVLPDDELVQSDDDEEKAEKSSMSAKKHRVETFQQKEKRKRDMGQATSDKNFVEEEKRILRQCLE from the exons ATGTCTGACGAGGAGAAGGAcgggaaggaggagaaggaggagaaggaggaagggAGGAACTTCTTCACGGCTTACAGCGACAGCGATTTGAGCGACAGCAGCAGCGACTCGGAGGCCGGAGATCTGAAATCATCTCGGAAGAGGAAGAAGCTCGATGTGACCAGCGGCTCGTTTGAGGGAAAAGCGGGATCATCCGGTGGTGAGGTGAAAACCGGAAGTGGGGGAATACCGCTACCCAAACCGGATGAGCTTTTCAGGTCTGTGTCCAAACCTGCGTTTCTTTACAACCCTCTGAATAAAGAGATCGACTGGGAGAGCCGCATAGTCAAAGCTCCTGAAGAG CCTCGAAAAGAGTTCAAGATGTGGAAGAACAACGCCGTTCCTCCTCCGCAGAGCTACGAGGTGATGGAGAAGAAGGGGCCACCTCCCGGGATGGACATGGCCATCAAGTGGTCCAGCGTGTACGAGGACAATGGAGACGATGCTCCTCACAAACAAGCGGAACTGTCTCAGGTCCTACCTGACGACGAGCTGGTGCAGTCAG ATGATGACGAGGAGAAGGCAGAGAAGTCGTCCATGTCGGCTAAGAAGCACAGAGTGGAGACGTTCCagcagaaggaaaagaggaagcgcGATATGGGTCAAGCCACGTCCGATAAGAACTTTGTCGAAGAGGAAAAACGGATCCTGAGGCAGTGTTTGGAGTGA